Proteins from one Mus pahari chromosome 18, PAHARI_EIJ_v1.1, whole genome shotgun sequence genomic window:
- the Tnfaip8l1 gene encoding tumor necrosis factor alpha-induced protein 8-like protein 1: MDTFSTKSLALQAQKKVLSKMASKAMVAVFVDNTSSEVLDELYQATKEFTRSRKEAQRVMKNLVKVAVKLAVLLRADQLDSSELAQLQRFRGRVRSLAMTALSFHQVDFTFDRRVLATGLLECRDLLHQAVGPHLTAKSHGRINHIFSHFANGDFLAALYSPAEPYRSHLCRICDGLGRMLDEGGI, from the coding sequence ATGGACACCTTCAGCACAAAGAGCCTGGCCCTGCAGGCCCAGAAGAAAGTTCTCAGCAAGATGGCTTCCAAGGCTATGGTGGCTGTGTTTGTGGACAACACCAGCAGTGAGGTCTTGGATGAACTGTACCAGGCCACTAAGGAGTTCACCCGCAGCCGGAAGGAGGCACAGAGGGTGATGAAGAACCTGGTGAAGGTGGCCGTGAAACTGGCCGTGCTGCTGCGGGCGGACCAGCTGGACAGCAGTGAGCTGGCCCAGCTGCAGCGGTTCCGGGGCCGCGTCCGCAGCCTGGCCATGACAGCCCTCAGCTTCCACCAGGTAGACTTCACCTTTGACCGGCGTGTGCTGGCCACTGGGCTGCTGGAGTGCAGGGACCTGTTGCACCAGGCTGTTGGCCCGCACCTCACTGCCAAGTCCCACGGCCGCATCAATCACATCTTCAGTCACTTTGCCAATGGTGACTTCCTGGCTGCGCTGTACAGCCCAGCAGAGCCCTACCGGAGCCATCTGTGCCGCATCTGCGATGGCCTTGGGAGAATGTTGGACGAGGGTGGCATCTGA
- the Mydgf gene encoding myeloid-derived growth factor, with the protein MAAPSGGFWIAVLLAAAALKLAAAVSEPTTVPFDVRPGGVVHSFSQDVGPGNKFTCTFTYASQGGTNEQWQMSLGTSEDSQHFTCTIWRPQGKSYLYFTQFKAELRGAEIEYAMAYSKAAFERESDVPLKSEEFEVTKTAVSHRPGAFKAELSKLVIVAKAGHSEL; encoded by the exons ATGGCAGCCCCCAGCGGAGGCTTCTGGATCGCGGTGCTCCTGGCGGCCGCGGCGCTGAAATTGGCGGCCGCTGTGTCCGAACCCACCACCGTGCCATTTGACGTGAGGCCCGGAGGGGTGGTGCATTCGTTCTCGCAGGACGTTGGACCCGGG AACAAGTTTACGTGCACGTTCACCTACGCTTCCCAAGGAGGGACCAACGAG cAATGGCAGATGAGCCTGGGGACAAGTGAAGACAGTCAACACTTTACCTGTACCATCTGGAG GCCCCAGGGGAAATCCTACCTCTACTTTACACAGTTCAAGGCTGAGTTGCGAGGTGCTGAGATCGAGTATGCCATGGCTTAC tcCAAAGCtgcatttgagagagagagtgatgtCCCCCTGAAAAGTGAGGAGTTTGAAGTGACCAAGACAGCAG TGTCTCACAGGCCTGGGGCCTTCAAAGCTGAGCTCTCCAAGCTGGTGATCGTAGCCAAGGCAGGACACTCGGAGCTGTGA